From one Pogoniulus pusillus isolate bPogPus1 chromosome 37, bPogPus1.pri, whole genome shotgun sequence genomic stretch:
- the CLSPN gene encoding claspin isoform X2 encodes MEAAAEVSDGSAELPLEDLNSGLQKTLDSDTDSGQGSCETTSPTPFSKEMASLDDRDSEEEIFIRKKAKSKKVLQDSESEEGEDGESFVQNDIPGGDKGNGEEKESISAQRNKKSHRIRQGLLDSDDSDTGDQLQVETYETSRKSDLPEGELEKERPLKSGKKYRKRKHDAGEEAANKAVGKSRRKEKERRVESLKQLKKEKKPKAEQVDGGERYPFNDSGCLLDDKELFDNGLEEENDCAPEDEESIEAIRAAVKNKVKKYKNKEDEGYKHVFDEESEDPVLKEPKRKERKAAKLSKEALKQLHSESQRLVRESSVSLPYHMPELKSIHDFYKSRPRPVWQGNPMALLKSTKYQLSLSEDSADTRNSSTGCKDGPREGDQSAANEPETNLSRDADATVDKPLADVEKNLTEACAEKPRQDSDDSHTVSTVIADSGAEEQQHSNLLSTDGSEQKEKEVSPAVGGDTLEQRPDSQCEKSHQPAGPGLAAQPEKVRKSKLDKLRELGVDLSIKPRICSGNESFINLDEPESNKEIESLKARFLRHTLGTSKPKAERTINMSIIRKETTPEGKEELKLDVVPAVLAAESLEEAVHTKPGEKLQVLKAKLQEAMKVRRTEERQKRQALFRLDNEEMLEEEEEEEEEMTDESEEEEEADQENVEFLLGEAEEESEGLEEKHIEDGEKETDKESIDGEKLEKSVHCDSVPKPPSMESTLMLFKDSSSKMGYSLPDEKLELEEAADKEPAKLEDDDSFSLPTLAKENSHNSSFELIGSMIPSYQPCNKQLSRGGNFLSAAGGFRSPSPGFFKTSFISSASKSSGKTSEPSLPIEDSQDLYNASPEPKSLFPGAGESQFQFSLEDDTQSQLLDADGFLNVGQHRNKYQASKHQLTLASMDENAMDANMDELLDLCSGKFSSQAEREQNANSNKKQNMEELLNLCSGKFVSQSSPTWASSSAFSKAEKDSDIEDPMAEALALCSGSFPTDREEEDEEEQEELGDFQLVADDNAFDSEEDEKSGGSDAEEAETSDEEEQQLLEHRQRVKKKLKLQDFMEDEAELSGSDVGSEDEYDGEDLNEYEEEIIDEELPTEAELGNQIQKFHMKAMLDDDKRQLRLYQERYLIDGDLHSDGPGRTRKFRWKNIDDASQIDLFQRDSDNEGENEEFDETEAKWRKERFEREQWLREQKEKNKEQEEEEEEDIGEDSQFMKLAKKVTAKSLQKKASPAVVVQDTTLLPRNPFETFGPANDAQIKNGSFLNRPKALLQKIAAMSDLNPNAPRNSRNFVFHTLSPDKTEEAKEKSKVQVKKRGPAAVITSLAKRPRVDSTKETTQSRSIFQYLES; translated from the exons ATGGAGGCCGCAGCGGAGGTTTCTGATGGCTCCGCTGAA CTTCCTTTAGAAGATTTGAATTCAGGCTTGCAGAAAACCCTTGACAGTGACACTGACAGCGGACAGGGCAGCTGTGAAACAACTTCTCCTACTCCCTTCAGCAAGGAGATGGCGTCTCTGGATGACAGAG ATTCAGAGGAAGAGATTTTTATACgtaaaaaagcaaaaagcaagaaGGTGCTTCAGGACAGTGAGAGTGAAGAGGGAGAGGATGGAGAATCTTTTGTGCAGAATGATATTCCTGGTGGAGataagggaaatggagaggaaaaagagagtaTTTCTGCCCAGAGGAACAAGAAATCTCATCGGATTCGCCAAGGTCTGCTGGACAGTGATGACAGTGACACTGGTGATCAACTGCAGGTTGAAACCTATGAAACAAGCAGAAAGTCTGACTTGCCTGAGGGTgagctggaaaaggagagacCTCTAAAATCTGGCAAAAAGTACAGAAAACGTAAGCAtgatgctggagaagaggcagcaaaTAAAGCTGTAGGAAAgtcaagaaggaaggagaaggagagaagagttGAGTCCCTTAAAcagctgaagaaagaaaagaagcctAAAGCAGAG caggtagaTGGTGGTGAGAGGTATCCTTTTAATGATAGTGGATGTCTTCTTGATGACAAAGAACTATTTGATAATGGCTTAGAAGAGGAGAATGATTGTGCCCCAGAGGATGAAGAGTCAATAGAAGCAATACGAGCGGCTGTGAAAAACAAAGTTAAAAAGTATAAG AACAAAGAGGATGAAGGCTACAAACATGTATTTGATGAGGAGAGTGAGGATCCTGTGTTAAAAGAACCAAAGAGGAAG gaGCGGAAGGCAGCAAAGTTAAGTAAAGAAGCCCTTAAACAACTACATAGTGAATCCCAACGACTTGTTAGAG AATCTTCTGTGTCTCTCCCGTATCACATGCCTGAACTCAAAAGCATTCATGACTTCTACAAGAGCAGACCTCGACCAGTGTGGCAAGGAAATCCCATGGCATTGCTGAA GTCCACTAAATACCAGCTGTCCTTAAGTGAAGATTCTGCAGACACTAGGAACTCCAGCACAGGTTGCAAAGATGGGCCAAGAGAAGGTGATCAATCAGCAGCTAATGAACCAGAAACAAACCTTAGCAGAGATGCTGATGCTACTGTGGACAAGCCTCTTGCTGATGTAGAGAAGAACTTGACAGAAGCCTGTGCTGAAAAGCCCAGGCAGGACAGTGATGATTCTCACACAGTTAGCACTGTGATAGCTGACAGTGGTGCAGAAGAACAGCAGCACTCTAACCTCCTAAGCACTGATGGTAGTGaacaaaaagagaaggaagtttctcctgcaGTTGGAGGAGATACCCTTGAGCAAAGACCAGACTCACAGTGTGAGAAAAGCCATCAACCAGCAGGGCCTGGattagcagcacagcctgagaaaGTGAGGAAGTCCAAGCTGGATAAACTGCGTGAGCTGGGAGTGGACCTGTCCATCAAGCCAAGAATCTGCTCTGGCAATGAGTCCTTTATAAACCTTGATGAACCTGAATCAAATAAAG AGATAGAATCCTTGAAAGCACGTTTCCTGAGGCACACTCTTGGCACATCAAAACCCAAAGCTGAACGGACCATAAACATGAGCATTATCCGTAAGGAGACTACACCTgaagggaaagaggagctgAAGTTAGATGTGGTCCCAGCAGTgttggctgcagagagcctggaGGAAGCAGTTCACACAAAGCCAG GTGAAAAGCTGCAGGTGCTGAAGGCTAAGCTCCAGGAGGCCATGAAGGTCCGCAGGACCGAGGAGCGCCAAAAGCGGCAAGcgttgttcaggctggataatgaggagatgctggaggaggaagaggaggaggaagaggagatgacAGATgagtctgaggaagaggaagaagctgaTCAAGAG AATGTGGAATTTCTGCTTGgtgaagcagaggaagagagcGAAGGTCTAGAGGAGAAACACATAGAagatggagaaaaagaaactgaCAAAGAATCAATtgatggagaaaagctggagaaatCTGtgcactgtgattctgttcccAAACCACCTTCCATGGAGTCCACACTGATGCTTTTTAAGGACAGCTCCTCAAAAATGGG ATATTCTCTTCCTGATGAGAAGCttgaactggaagaagctgcagaCAAAGAACCTGCCAAGTTAG AGGATGATGATTCCTTCTCTCTACCAACACTAGCAAAAGAGAACAGCCATAACAGCAGCTTTGAGCTAATAGGCTCCATGATCCCCTCATACCAACCCTGCAACAAGCAATTGTCCCGAGGAGGGAACTTCTTATCTGCAGCAGGAGGTTTCAGGTCACCTTCCCCAGGTTTTTTCAAAACAAGCTTTATCAGCTCTGCTTCCAAG AGCTCAGGAAAGACATCTGAGCCCTCTCTTCCCATAGAAGATTCCCAGGATCTGTATAATGCCTCTCCTGAGCCCAAGAGTTTATTTCCAGGGGCTGGTGAGTCACAGTTCCAATTTTCTTTGGAAGATGACACTCAGAGCCAGCTGCTTGACGCAGATGG GTTCCTGAATGTTGGACAACACAGGAATAAATACCAGGCCTCCAAGCACCAGCTGACTCTGGCCAGTATGGATGAGAATGCAATGGATGCCAACATGGATGAGTTACTGGACTTGTGTTCTGGGAAATTTAGCAGCCAGGCTGAACGTGAGCAAAATGCCAACAGCAACAAGAAGCAGAACATGGAAGAACTGCTCAACCTTTGCTCAGGAAAATTTGTGTCTCAAA GTTCTCCAACGTGGGCATCTTCATCTGCCTTTTCCAAGGCAGAAAAGGACAGTGACATAGAAGATCCAATGGCAGAAGCTCTGGCACTGTGTTCAGGCTCCTTTCCCACAGACAG ggaagaggaagatgaggaggagcAAGAAGAACTTGGTGATTTTCAGCTTGTAGCAGATGACAATGCCTTTGATAGCGAAGAG GATGAAAAAAGTGGAGGCAGTGATGCTGAAGAAGCAGAAACAAGTGATGAAGAAGAGCAGCAACTGCTGGAACATAGGCAGAGAGTGAAGAAAAAACT AAAACTACAGGATTTCATGGAAGATGAGGCagagctgtcagggagtgatgtGGGGAGTGAAGATGAGTACGATGGTGAAGACCTGAATGAGTATGAAGAAGAGATAATTGATGAGGAACTCCCCACTGAAGCAGAATTAGGAAACCAAATACAGAAATTCCACAT GAAGGCCATGCTGGATGATGACAAGCGTCAGCTACGCTTGTACCAGGAGAGATACCTCATTGATGGTGACCTGCACAGTGATGGCCCTGGCAGGACAAGGAAATTCAGATGGAAAAACATAG ATGATGCTTCACAGATTGACTTGTTTCAGAGAGATTCTGATAATGAGGGTGAGAATGAAGAGTTTGATGAGACAGAAGCAAAGTGGAGGAAGGAGCGATttgaacgagagcagtggctcCGGGAGCAG aaggagaaaaacaaagagcaggaagaggaggaggaagaagacatTGGTGAAGACAGCCAGTTCATGAAACTAGCAAAAAAAGTAACTGCCAAGTCCCTGCAGAAGAAAG ccagcccagcagtggtGGTACAGGACACAACCTTACTACCCAGGAACCCTTTTGAAACGTTTGGACCTGCCAACGATGCCCAG ATAAAAAATGGGTCATTCTTGAACAGACCTAAAGCTCtccttcagaaaatagcagcaaTGTCAGATCTGAATCCCAACGCACCACGAAACTCAAGGAATTTTGTCTTTCATACCCTTTCTCCAGACAAGACTGAAGAGGCAAAGGAGAAGTCAAAAGTTCAG GTGAAGAAAAGGGGTCCTGCTGCAGTAATAACATCTCTGGCCAAACGGCCCAGGGTGGACAGCACAAAGGAAACCACTCAAAGCCGAAGCATTTTCCAGTACCTGGAGAGCTGA
- the CLSPN gene encoding claspin isoform X3: protein MEAAAEVSDGSAELPLEDLNSGLQKTLDSDTDSGQGSCETTSPTPFSKEMASLDDRDSEEEIFIRKKAKSKKVLQDSESEEGEDGESFVQNDIPGGDKGNGEEKESISAQRNKKSHRIRQGLLDSDDSDTGDQLQVETYETSRKSDLPEGELEKERPLKSGKKYRKRKHDAGEEAANKAVGKSRRKEKERRVESLKQLKKEKKPKAEVDGGERYPFNDSGCLLDDKELFDNGLEEENDCAPEDEESIEAIRAAVKNKVKKYKNKEDEGYKHVFDEESEDPVLKEPKRKERKAAKLSKEALKQLHSESQRLVRESSVSLPYHMPELKSIHDFYKSRPRPVWQGNPMALLKSTKYQLSLSEDSADTRNSSTGCKDGPREGDQSAANEPETNLSRDADATVDKPLADVEKNLTEACAEKPRQDSDDSHTVSTVIADSGAEEQQHSNLLSTDGSEQKEKEVSPAVGGDTLEQRPDSQCEKSHQPAGPGLAAQPEKVRKSKLDKLRELGVDLSIKPRICSGNESFINLDEPESNKEIESLKARFLRHTLGTSKPKAERTINMSIIRKETTPEGKEELKLDVVPAVLAAESLEEAVHTKPGEKLQVLKAKLQEAMKVRRTEERQKRQALFRLDNEEMLEEEEEEEEEMTDESEEEEEADQENVEFLLGEAEEESEGLEEKHIEDGEKETDKESIDGEKLEKSVHCDSVPKPPSMESTLMLFKDSSSKMGYSLPDEKLELEEAADKEPAKLEDDDSFSLPTLAKENSHNSSFELIGSMIPSYQPCNKQLSRGGNFLSAAGGFRSPSPGFFKTSFISSASKSSGKTSEPSLPIEDSQDLYNASPEPKSLFPGAGESQFQFSLEDDTQSQLLDADGFLNVGQHRNKYQASKHQLTLASMDENAMDANMDELLDLCSGKFSSQAEREQNANSNKKQNMEELLNLCSGKFVSQTGSPTWASSSAFSKAEKDSDIEDPMAEALALCSGSFPTDREEEDEEEQEELGDFQLVADDNAFDSEEDEKSGGSDAEEAETSDEEEQQLLEHRQRVKKKLKLQDFMEDEAELSGSDVGSEDEYDGEDLNEYEEEIIDEELPTEAELGNQIQKFHMKAMLDDDKRQLRLYQERYLIDGDLHSDGPGRTRKFRWKNIDDASQIDLFQRDSDNEGENEEFDETEAKWRKERFEREQWLREQKEKNKEQEEEEEEDIGEDSQFMKLAKKVTAKSLQKKASPAVVVQDTTLLPRNPFETFGPANDAQIKNGSFLNRPKALLQKIAAMSDLNPNAPRNSRNFVFHTLSPDKTEEAKEKSKVQVKKRGPAAVITSLAKRPRVDSTKETTQSRSIFQYLES from the exons ATGGAGGCCGCAGCGGAGGTTTCTGATGGCTCCGCTGAA CTTCCTTTAGAAGATTTGAATTCAGGCTTGCAGAAAACCCTTGACAGTGACACTGACAGCGGACAGGGCAGCTGTGAAACAACTTCTCCTACTCCCTTCAGCAAGGAGATGGCGTCTCTGGATGACAGAG ATTCAGAGGAAGAGATTTTTATACgtaaaaaagcaaaaagcaagaaGGTGCTTCAGGACAGTGAGAGTGAAGAGGGAGAGGATGGAGAATCTTTTGTGCAGAATGATATTCCTGGTGGAGataagggaaatggagaggaaaaagagagtaTTTCTGCCCAGAGGAACAAGAAATCTCATCGGATTCGCCAAGGTCTGCTGGACAGTGATGACAGTGACACTGGTGATCAACTGCAGGTTGAAACCTATGAAACAAGCAGAAAGTCTGACTTGCCTGAGGGTgagctggaaaaggagagacCTCTAAAATCTGGCAAAAAGTACAGAAAACGTAAGCAtgatgctggagaagaggcagcaaaTAAAGCTGTAGGAAAgtcaagaaggaaggagaaggagagaagagttGAGTCCCTTAAAcagctgaagaaagaaaagaagcctAAAGCAGAG gtagaTGGTGGTGAGAGGTATCCTTTTAATGATAGTGGATGTCTTCTTGATGACAAAGAACTATTTGATAATGGCTTAGAAGAGGAGAATGATTGTGCCCCAGAGGATGAAGAGTCAATAGAAGCAATACGAGCGGCTGTGAAAAACAAAGTTAAAAAGTATAAG AACAAAGAGGATGAAGGCTACAAACATGTATTTGATGAGGAGAGTGAGGATCCTGTGTTAAAAGAACCAAAGAGGAAG gaGCGGAAGGCAGCAAAGTTAAGTAAAGAAGCCCTTAAACAACTACATAGTGAATCCCAACGACTTGTTAGAG AATCTTCTGTGTCTCTCCCGTATCACATGCCTGAACTCAAAAGCATTCATGACTTCTACAAGAGCAGACCTCGACCAGTGTGGCAAGGAAATCCCATGGCATTGCTGAA GTCCACTAAATACCAGCTGTCCTTAAGTGAAGATTCTGCAGACACTAGGAACTCCAGCACAGGTTGCAAAGATGGGCCAAGAGAAGGTGATCAATCAGCAGCTAATGAACCAGAAACAAACCTTAGCAGAGATGCTGATGCTACTGTGGACAAGCCTCTTGCTGATGTAGAGAAGAACTTGACAGAAGCCTGTGCTGAAAAGCCCAGGCAGGACAGTGATGATTCTCACACAGTTAGCACTGTGATAGCTGACAGTGGTGCAGAAGAACAGCAGCACTCTAACCTCCTAAGCACTGATGGTAGTGaacaaaaagagaaggaagtttctcctgcaGTTGGAGGAGATACCCTTGAGCAAAGACCAGACTCACAGTGTGAGAAAAGCCATCAACCAGCAGGGCCTGGattagcagcacagcctgagaaaGTGAGGAAGTCCAAGCTGGATAAACTGCGTGAGCTGGGAGTGGACCTGTCCATCAAGCCAAGAATCTGCTCTGGCAATGAGTCCTTTATAAACCTTGATGAACCTGAATCAAATAAAG AGATAGAATCCTTGAAAGCACGTTTCCTGAGGCACACTCTTGGCACATCAAAACCCAAAGCTGAACGGACCATAAACATGAGCATTATCCGTAAGGAGACTACACCTgaagggaaagaggagctgAAGTTAGATGTGGTCCCAGCAGTgttggctgcagagagcctggaGGAAGCAGTTCACACAAAGCCAG GTGAAAAGCTGCAGGTGCTGAAGGCTAAGCTCCAGGAGGCCATGAAGGTCCGCAGGACCGAGGAGCGCCAAAAGCGGCAAGcgttgttcaggctggataatgaggagatgctggaggaggaagaggaggaggaagaggagatgacAGATgagtctgaggaagaggaagaagctgaTCAAGAG AATGTGGAATTTCTGCTTGgtgaagcagaggaagagagcGAAGGTCTAGAGGAGAAACACATAGAagatggagaaaaagaaactgaCAAAGAATCAATtgatggagaaaagctggagaaatCTGtgcactgtgattctgttcccAAACCACCTTCCATGGAGTCCACACTGATGCTTTTTAAGGACAGCTCCTCAAAAATGGG ATATTCTCTTCCTGATGAGAAGCttgaactggaagaagctgcagaCAAAGAACCTGCCAAGTTAG AGGATGATGATTCCTTCTCTCTACCAACACTAGCAAAAGAGAACAGCCATAACAGCAGCTTTGAGCTAATAGGCTCCATGATCCCCTCATACCAACCCTGCAACAAGCAATTGTCCCGAGGAGGGAACTTCTTATCTGCAGCAGGAGGTTTCAGGTCACCTTCCCCAGGTTTTTTCAAAACAAGCTTTATCAGCTCTGCTTCCAAG AGCTCAGGAAAGACATCTGAGCCCTCTCTTCCCATAGAAGATTCCCAGGATCTGTATAATGCCTCTCCTGAGCCCAAGAGTTTATTTCCAGGGGCTGGTGAGTCACAGTTCCAATTTTCTTTGGAAGATGACACTCAGAGCCAGCTGCTTGACGCAGATGG GTTCCTGAATGTTGGACAACACAGGAATAAATACCAGGCCTCCAAGCACCAGCTGACTCTGGCCAGTATGGATGAGAATGCAATGGATGCCAACATGGATGAGTTACTGGACTTGTGTTCTGGGAAATTTAGCAGCCAGGCTGAACGTGAGCAAAATGCCAACAGCAACAAGAAGCAGAACATGGAAGAACTGCTCAACCTTTGCTCAGGAAAATTTGTGTCTCAAA CAGGTTCTCCAACGTGGGCATCTTCATCTGCCTTTTCCAAGGCAGAAAAGGACAGTGACATAGAAGATCCAATGGCAGAAGCTCTGGCACTGTGTTCAGGCTCCTTTCCCACAGACAG ggaagaggaagatgaggaggagcAAGAAGAACTTGGTGATTTTCAGCTTGTAGCAGATGACAATGCCTTTGATAGCGAAGAG GATGAAAAAAGTGGAGGCAGTGATGCTGAAGAAGCAGAAACAAGTGATGAAGAAGAGCAGCAACTGCTGGAACATAGGCAGAGAGTGAAGAAAAAACT AAAACTACAGGATTTCATGGAAGATGAGGCagagctgtcagggagtgatgtGGGGAGTGAAGATGAGTACGATGGTGAAGACCTGAATGAGTATGAAGAAGAGATAATTGATGAGGAACTCCCCACTGAAGCAGAATTAGGAAACCAAATACAGAAATTCCACAT GAAGGCCATGCTGGATGATGACAAGCGTCAGCTACGCTTGTACCAGGAGAGATACCTCATTGATGGTGACCTGCACAGTGATGGCCCTGGCAGGACAAGGAAATTCAGATGGAAAAACATAG ATGATGCTTCACAGATTGACTTGTTTCAGAGAGATTCTGATAATGAGGGTGAGAATGAAGAGTTTGATGAGACAGAAGCAAAGTGGAGGAAGGAGCGATttgaacgagagcagtggctcCGGGAGCAG aaggagaaaaacaaagagcaggaagaggaggaggaagaagacatTGGTGAAGACAGCCAGTTCATGAAACTAGCAAAAAAAGTAACTGCCAAGTCCCTGCAGAAGAAAG ccagcccagcagtggtGGTACAGGACACAACCTTACTACCCAGGAACCCTTTTGAAACGTTTGGACCTGCCAACGATGCCCAG ATAAAAAATGGGTCATTCTTGAACAGACCTAAAGCTCtccttcagaaaatagcagcaaTGTCAGATCTGAATCCCAACGCACCACGAAACTCAAGGAATTTTGTCTTTCATACCCTTTCTCCAGACAAGACTGAAGAGGCAAAGGAGAAGTCAAAAGTTCAG GTGAAGAAAAGGGGTCCTGCTGCAGTAATAACATCTCTGGCCAAACGGCCCAGGGTGGACAGCACAAAGGAAACCACTCAAAGCCGAAGCATTTTCCAGTACCTGGAGAGCTGA